DNA sequence from the Glycine soja cultivar W05 chromosome 18, ASM419377v2, whole genome shotgun sequence genome:
TCCAAAATTAGAAACCCCCAGCAACTAATGATCAAAAAAAGAAACCCCCCTACAACTAAGGTTTTAAAATATTGCAGCCGCAATGTCAAGGTTTTTAAGTGTCCGTGACCACAATTGAGTCCACATCAGTCACAATTTCCtacaatataagtaaaaaaaaacgcAGAAAAACCGCAACTGCGACTCCAATTTAAAACCATGTACACAAAAACCCAAACACCAAACCACACACACCCACATAATGAAAACTCAAACTTTCTCCGTAGTCCAAAATTAGAACCCCTAAACACAAACACCCACATGATCAATCAAAACCatgaaaaattcaaactttGCACTGCTTTCTCACCTCATCACATTGAAAATCCTTCCCTCTCACGATCCGAATCTTGGCGATCAAATCCCGCATGGTGTGTCTATCAATCCCTCCCCTTGGCACATACTCATCCAAAAACTCTTGGTCAACCAGAACCTTCCGGTCAACGGCGACCTCACCCCCGTCAACCTGAAACGCACCGTTTTGAAACACGGGCATCTCCTCGTCCTCCGTGCGCCCCATAACCGCCGCCAAATCCTCGCCACCCTTCGCCATCGTGATTTTCTCCGGCGCCATGCGCAGCCTCCCGCCCTCGCACACCGAGCTCCGGAGCGCGTCGTTGTGGTGGCACCGGAACCACCCCGCGCCGCCGCGGGGAAGGAGGGCGTCGCGGCGCCGCGTGAAGCCGTTCCCGAAGTAGGCCTCGCAGGAGTGGGATCGCGCAGAAGTGGTCCAGGGGAGGTAGGAAGGGAGAATAGGCCATGGCTTTGAAGAGTGAGGTTCGTGTGAAAAGGGTGTTAGGTATGTGTCTGGTTCGAgttctgatttttctttttcttctgaaGGAGAAGAATAAGAGGGTTTGTGGGTGAAGTAGAGGGAGAGATAGAGGGAGTTGAGGACGAAGAGGAACAAGAGGGTTCGAATAAGCAACGTGGTTCTTTTGTTCatggtttcttcttcttcttctcactcACTCCCACTCCTACTCTTAccctcactttctctctcttgtttttctctctctacGGTAACCACGACAGAGTTTGTGTTGTGGGGCGAAGagggaaggaaggaaggagaggtgcgtgtttttttttttctctaacgaAGACAGGCCAATGGGGTGATAACACGTGGATTTGGTCGtccctctttcttctttctgaAAGGTTTTCTTGCATAAGATTCACTTCTTGCGTTTACCGGAAGGCATTGCTGTGACAACAAAAGCAAAAGTCAAAAGTTTGGTGCGGATCAAATTCTATTCTTTTCATAGTGCAGCCTAAGGGATCAGGATTCTCTCCCGTtaactttttaagttttaactgcACTGATCTCAACCCTtaaaaatgtttcatttttatattaaaataaggtTAAATTCATCCTTTGTGATTTTACTAAATTTTCAACTAggttcttaaatttttattttttttaattttatttaattggatCATTCTGTTTAATtgtcattataaaaaattaactattaacaCTTAAATAAAGACACACTTCTTGATCGTGTTATAAGTACACATAATTGAATCAATTTGAGATATTTTTACTAGAGTTAATACTTAATTAAAGACATACTTTTGAATTGTGTTATAAGCAATTTTAACCTTTTACATAGTGAAATAAATATGAGAGACTTGTGAAAGAATATTTATGTTGAATTGATCCTTAAAGACTTATAAAAGCACTCAAATTCACTTAATTTTATGTGCTTACAACACACCTTGGCCAAAAGCACGGTCtattatttatatgaattaGATGGGTTCATTTTCATAACGAAATTAGATGGAATGACccacttgaaaagaaaaaatgttctAGAACTTCATTGAAAATTTGGTAAAAGCATGAAAACTTACTGAATGATTTAACCTTAAAATGaaacatgatttttatttggaaaatttatttgtttatttaatctctataattatgtaaactttattttttaattcatattctTGAAAATTAGGTTGTTGGTTGTGAAATAATAATGTGACatttttatgtaaatgaataaTGTGATAAAgtgatttataatttaaaaattatcataaaaataacaaaattgaaaCAAGAATCAaagttcttttctttctcatagCCACTTAAACTACTAAACCACTTACTTAAGTTATACGGTAAACAAtacatataaaagtaaaaatatttaataaataaattatttaatttattatttaatatatttttttcttagtcacttttgtttttttataatttgttgtcttatttttatctcattttttacCACATCATTAatctatataattattttaataatatgatatttatgtaataaatttctaaaattgCAGTGTTATAACATTACATACATACAATTATAATATTAGTTATAGTATTATAGTATTATAATGctatatacataaatattataacattgaaattttatataataataataataataataaaattcctCCTTTACCTCTTTCTAATTCAAAAAAGACTTCATCGCAACCTTTACtaattacaatattttattattatttataaaagtcAAATTCTAAgtataaaacttacaataatttatacatatatattgttCAACAACTATCCCCCTTActccctttcaaaaaaaaaaagtattcccTTTACTCCATTATagtatttataaattacaatatatttCTTTCCAACCTGCCGACCCTTAGCAGTGCACTCTCATGGCAAAAACAGTAGCTTGGGATCCTTTTCCAAACTATTTACTAAAAAGGagctatttttaaattatttattgaggAGGTCTGTTTTTATTTGCATCGGACATAGGCACAATTCAACGGGAAAATGACATGTGACATTGAGTTGtgttgtaccaaaagctttgcACAATGAATTGCTACATCTGCAGTGGCGCAACCACTTTTAAATAGGCGATGTCAGCGTGTGCTTTCGGCAACATGTGTTGTTATAATTGCAGTGATACAAttactcttgatttttttttttttttctggatctTCAGACTCGATTTCATCAAAGGAAATTAAGACATCTCATAATTTAGAATTCAACCTAAAAATAAGCAAGATGTGgtacaaaattatttacatcAAAGATAAAACTTAAATACTATCACATAATTATATTGTAACTTCAACACATTAATTACCTgttaaaattctcttgattttaagtgaaatgaaTAATATGTACACTAATATCATCTAACTATGTGCAAAccattatatataatacatttatttactttaaaataatttattttaaaagttatatttataatattttttattaattgaaattagtttttttacactaacaatacatctttattaaattttgataagtATTAGCTAATTAgtattgattttgtaaaatagtttattgcttgatttcttttaaaaatattattaattgtcattttacaagaattaaaatgatagttttataattaaacaaaaatatgaaaattttgtgaAAGTTAAAATTTAAGTGACCTGACcaatattataaagaataaatagTTTCACCATATagattatttcaaattaaataatgatattaagttcgaattatatatatatatatatatatatatatatatatataaatataattacattagataattaaaaaattatcttcaatAATAATTCTGTGACTGGatcagaattttttttgtcactattttcttaattattcaatcaatatttgtttaattttttttacattataacAGTAATTGACATTTGAGTTAGGTAGTGATTCTCTTTTTGATCCCACAAACCACGTGAACAATTTTACAGTATAATAGTAATTGACATTTGAGGGAcacattataatatttataacacttaaataattttttttaacaaacggGACTCACGCCTTAATAAGAACATTTTATCTTCCGAGGATAGAAATATTATATAGCAACATCTACTAAATAAAACTAAGTGTGAAGatctagaaaaaataaaattaagattggTTGCGCCATTGCACTATAGCATCCCATTGTgcaaagcttttggcacaacaCAACTCAATGCCAAATGTCATCTCCTCGTTGAATTGCACCCCTTACTTTGATGCAatgcaaataaaaacaaacctcCTTGATAAATAGTTTGAAAACAACCTccttttgataaataatttaaaaaaagaccCCAAACTAGTACTTTTGCCGCACTCATAATGCCATGATACCATCACTTTCTCCATTAGCAAATCTACAACCATCTTTATCGAACCCttaaatttctttattaaattcgtggataatgttttatattatatttattttaatcctcaTGATGTtcacattatttatatttttttaataaaatatttactctttaaacaaaaataaataaaggtcaaaattatctaataagaaacataaaattataatcattgcctaaaaatatatctttgtctatgaaactaaaaatagaatttatatgAAAGAATGATAAACACATACTTTCatgtcttttatatttattagttagttcttcaattaatttttaccaAATACGCTAAAGGAGGAACAAGGAAAGATAAGTCTTGATTAATTTAGTTGTTGCTTATCATCATTCATTACTAGAACTTGGAAAACGGACATCTTTCCTAAactaattatctttttaattgaaaaaaaaacatgaaaattcttCATCTAATTCATTAATATAATGTTAAGCTATACATATGAGGATTGCGTgcaatatttattttccctcactccttaattttcaaaacaaactaATGATTAgtgctaataaaataaaataaaataaaaatgaagattaattaatttggcTTTCAGATCTCCAATGTCTTGCTTTCTCAAATCCGTTGGCAAAGTTCTCAAAATCATCAATGGTTTGCTCAATCTCTTCTTGTGTGTTCATGACAAAGGGTCCAAATTGCACTAGAGGTTCCCCCAAAGGTTCTGCTCCAACCAAAATGAACCTAAGGAGCTTAGAAGATTGGTTCCATGCCTCTAGGCCATCCCCAGCACCAAGAAGAAGAATATGGTGAGAATTTGAAGGCTGAGATTTCATGTTTCCAAAGATACCCTCTCCTTCCAATACATACACAAAAGCATTCCAAGATTTTGGTATAGGTTGTTGCAAGTGACCTCCAGGTTTGAGAGTGAAGTCCAAGAACATGGTTGGTGTCCTTGTGTAGATTGGAGACTTTATCCCTAGTGCTTCACCAGCTATAACTCTAACCTTGATACCATCATCCTCAGCTTCTGCTATGTCCTTACTCAACACTTCTTGATACCTTGGTTCAATCCTATAATAGCAGTACAAAACGGTTATACAAGATTAGCTTAAAAGTTTGTTTGGATTAAAGTTAGAAAGTTTCTGAGCATTCGTTTGAGCATTCTGAAGCACCAAAAGCAGAAGTAACTCTGTTGTTGGATTGGAAAAAACGTTAATTATGTCTAATGTAACTGGCTCCCAAACACGTACTTAAAAGTTAGGAAATTGTTTTTAAAGGACTAGGATTCTCTTATGTTAGCAAACAACATAACAAAGTCTTGTTATGAAAGAGAAATATACATGAAAAATTAATGAAGCCTGCAGTAATATGGTACGTCCAACTACAATTATTTCATATCTTTCTCATTTATAACAAGGCCAAAACTAACATGAGAGAATCTTAATCCTTTCTTAAATATGACCAAAAATCAGTTTAACATAACTAGTACTTCCAAAAAGCTATAGTGAGAAAGTAGACTATATCTATATTGGGTAACTCAAAACCTGACAAACTGAAACTAGCTACCACCGGCAATATGATGCCTTTATTGTTGAAGTTACCATCATCATAGGCAATATGGATGAGAGGCACATATGCTTGCCATGAGTGGCGGACCTACATTAGGTTGAGGGTATGCACTTGTACttcctcattttttaaaattcaccaataatttttttttaaattaaaaattgtaaataaaattttatatttttgtattttatttcatcaatattTATATAGTTGAACccactcattttattttttataatttgtcccCACTAACTTAGGGTCATGGTTCTGTCACTGCTTGCCATTTCAAACCGTTATGCACACTTGCATCATGCTGCTATTGAAAAGCACTTCTAGGAAATGGTCCATGATGGCATCGGAATCATGAGATAAAGTGGCATGTGAAACTAAGCAAGGTATATATTAATtccaaaagttaaaattatatttgacttttttttctttgtttaagcAACTTTACAAGATCTGGCATTGTGTGAATCTTCCAATAAAGGGGATCAGAGATCTCTAAGGTGGAGAATGGATTCTTCTAGAAGAACCCTGAAGATCTCTGACatatctaaaacaaaaaaacaaaaaaaatattgaaaataaaaaataaaaaatcaacagAAAGGAAAGAAGGTCATTATGGTCTTTGTGGAGGGTTGCGGGCGGTCGTGGTAGAGAGACGCGGAGGGGAAAGGGAAGGGGGAGGGGGGTCATCACCGCGCAGAGGAGAGATGGAAGGGGAGGTCGTCACTaggccacgtgaagtggaagggAGGGGGGAGGAAGGACAAGGAAGAAGAAGGTGGAGGGGAGGGGGAGTGGcagggaagaaaaagaaagaaaaaagaagatgaaAGGTTAGGAGGGAGggatgagaagaaaaagaaaaagaaggaaggggAAGGTTggggaaaagaaagaaacagaagaaaaaggaaGCGTGGGGGAGGGAGAAAGACACCATGAAAGGAAGCAATAGTGACCGTAGTGTGTACACAGTGATGAAGGAAGCACAAacgattgaaaaaaaaatgaacggTAATAGTTGGAAAAAAATTTGTACAATATAAATTGATTCAAACAATAGCAATTTGTACATCCAATTGTCATTCTCATTACTTAATtaattctatttaatttaataaataattaaataaaatttttaaaatgaggtTCATGTGAGACttacaaaaaataatctaaGATCCCAAAATGAGATTTATcactaacaaaataaaagagatcTTAAAAGATCTTCAATCCTACGTGACTATGTGGGATCTAACAAAAAATGATCTAAGATCCCAATTTAAAATCTACCACTAAAGTTACTCTAAAGAAAGGAATCGCTTTTTGTCTTATTGATGGTAAGCATAATCCGAATTAAACAATCACTCAAGATGACATAATGATGATGACCAACGATGCAAAAAAATATGTCATCTAACCTTGAGGCCAAGGCAAAGGTAACATTtttgagaaaagagaaaagcttaAAAGTCTTCTCCTTGATGGTTACCTCTAATATCCTTATTGGGGGAtctttattattcaaattttcttAAAGGTGGGCTAGGTAAGATTTAATTTGTAGAGTTTTAAGCCAAAAAAATAAGATGTATTCACATTGGAAATTGAATTTCTTTTATCACTAAGGTTTAAGtgatttaaatacaaaataaaatattatattttactagatgaaccttagttgaatggatatattgaaagttatttttatttcaacttccaagaaaacttatttattatagttggtgacaatcttcactataaatagagaagaaaattagtggagaaacaaaacacatgaagagagagtgtgtaagaagaaagattgtgaaacaaaatcactttgttgagagaaaattgtttttgtataaaagcattatcatttttttgtaaCCATTGAATAGGATACTCAggtttgtagagtgatacactatttagggtgggttacaatcttgtaatcatttttgtgatagtgaaatattttttgagaCGGTTCTATGGACGTAGGCAAGAGATGTCAAGTCacgttaaattcttgtgtttgttattatttttcctacgGTCTAGTCTTTGTTGTGTTCTCACAATCCTTGTGAGTGTGGGTAATTTTATTTGTGAGTGTTAATTACCCAACAATAGTATCAGAGCTATGGCTAGGAGCACACAAAGGTTCGAGATAGGGGAGAAGACATCACAAGGGTACAAATATGTTGGTTCAAAGTGAGGATGCAAAGTGTATAAGGGGAGACACTTGGTGTTGTGAGGACAGAAAAATAACAGCAACCTTTGTTATTTGGATGGACAAGCCTTGAAGAGAAACCATGAAagcaaagtgaagaagaaattaAAGTTTTCTAACGTTATAAAAGTGTTTGGAGATACTTCCGTTGGAGGAGAAGTTTGTTCACTCtcaaattgattgaaaaatatttctcttttgGCTTAAGGGAGAGAATTGTAGAGTTTCATGCCAAAAGATAAAGTGCATGCACATtgggaattgaatttttttatcactaaggtttAGGTGATTTAAATGCAAAGTGAAAGATTGCATTTTACTAGATGAACCTTAGTTGAATGAATGCATtggaagttgtttttgtttcaacttcaaagataacttatttattatagttggtgacaattttcactataaatagagaagagaattagtagagaaacaaaacacatgaagagagagtgtgtgagaagagagattgtgaaataaaatcactttgttgagagaaaattGTGTTTGTATGAAAGCATTATCATTTCTAGTAATTAACCATTGAATAAGATACTTAggtttgtagagtgatacactatttgAGGTGAGTTACAATCTTGTAACCATTTTTGTGATATTAAACTATTTTGAGACAGTTCTATAGGCGTAGACAAGAAGTGTTAAATTcttgtatttgttattattttttctatagtgAAATCTTTGTTGTATTCTCACTATTCTTATggatatgaataattttatttgtgagaGTATTGATTATTCAACataatgaaacataaaaaataccccgatcaaaatacaacaataacaacaaaattttatcccattaaatgagattacatgTACGAATAATACAACATTATTCGACTCaattaaaaactaatgtttCAAAAAATGCCCTATGATAAAAATCCAATgagcaaataaaaagaaatttaattcacTTACATTTTATATTTGGAAGCCAAGTTGATCCACAACTGTAGACCCCTTTGGGTTCCTTGAGCCCCTGGCATTTTTGAGTGAATTCCTTGAGCCCCAGGCATTTCTGAGTGAACTATCCCTCTCCCTGCAGTCATCCATTGCAAGTCACCAGCTTCTATTGTTCCCTTATGTCCTTCAAAATCTTCATGCATTATAACTCCCTTAATAAGACAAAAGATT
Encoded proteins:
- the LOC114394864 gene encoding pirin-like protein At1g50590; its protein translation is MHEDFEGHKGTIEAGDLQWMTAGRGIVHSEMPGAQGIHSKMPGAQGTQRGLQLWINLASKYKMIEPRYQEVLSKDIAEAEDDGIKVRVIAGEALGIKSPIYTRTPTMFLDFTLKPGGHLQQPIPKSWNAFVYVLEGEGIFGNMKSQPSNSHHILLLGAGDGLEAWNQSSKLLRFILVGAEPLGEPLVQFGPFVMNTQEEIEQTIDDFENFANGFEKARHWRSESQIN